A single Phycisphaerae bacterium DNA region contains:
- a CDS encoding methyltransferase domain-containing protein translates to MSQRTMEAHYRPNWELTQAHGLLGYNCGYARPDVVETFDEHQKSLVWQLLGDAPISAESTVLDVGSGIGGPAGWMFQKFNPARLFGIEYLGSSVRAANDRFASSARRPFFVQGDAHHLPLPDASIDVIFNLESALHYADKDRFISECRRVLKPAGTLCLGDITTSRKWLFAPVEMLNKLPSQFNSNVHLWSVTDYKNAFRRHGFELLRHEDASLPVARSIEDGLAEIRHRGWRASRGFRGRIGFMAVLAKLLRWRCLGYDLFRARPTNVRAGA, encoded by the coding sequence ATGTCGCAGCGAACGATGGAAGCCCACTATCGGCCGAACTGGGAATTGACCCAGGCTCACGGCCTGCTCGGCTATAACTGCGGCTATGCCCGGCCAGATGTCGTCGAGACTTTCGATGAACACCAGAAATCGCTGGTCTGGCAGCTGCTTGGCGATGCGCCAATCTCAGCCGAATCCACGGTACTCGATGTCGGTAGCGGCATCGGCGGGCCGGCAGGTTGGATGTTTCAGAAATTCAATCCGGCGCGACTCTTCGGGATTGAATACCTGGGATCGAGCGTCCGCGCGGCCAATGACCGATTCGCGTCGTCGGCACGGCGGCCATTCTTCGTGCAGGGCGACGCCCATCACCTGCCGTTGCCGGATGCGTCGATCGACGTGATTTTTAATCTCGAATCCGCGCTGCACTATGCCGACAAGGATCGTTTCATCAGCGAGTGTCGGCGCGTCCTGAAGCCCGCGGGCACGCTGTGTCTTGGCGATATCACCACAAGCCGGAAATGGCTGTTCGCGCCCGTGGAAATGCTGAACAAGCTTCCGTCGCAGTTTAACTCCAATGTGCATCTGTGGTCCGTGACGGATTACAAGAATGCATTCCGCCGACACGGTTTCGAGCTATTGCGTCACGAAGATGCGTCGCTGCCGGTCGCTCGTTCCATTGAAGACGGGCTCGCGGAAATCAGGCATCGCGGCTGGCGCGCGAGCCGGGGCTTTCGCGGTCGCATTGGCTTTATGGCCGTTCTGGCCAAGCTGCTGCGC
- a CDS encoding dihydroorotate dehydrogenase gives MSKPDLSVRIGGIRLSNPVLTASGTCGYGREYAPYLDMSRLGGFTTKSVTLQPRKGNPPQRIVETPGGMLNAIGLANVGLDEFMRSKLPECATLGPAVFVNVAGHSIDEYVEVCRVLDTAEGLAGIELNVSCPNVRDGLTFGTDPGLLRELVAAVRPTVTRGVLMVKLSPNVTDICATARAAVEGGADALSMINTFMGMKIDIRSRKPVLANTTGGVSGPAIKPMAVQMIHRVYREVARDAGVQIVGMGGVRGWQDAIEFMLAGATAVAVGTALFAHPDAPMRIVSGIERYLIEQGEPSASAIIGAAHPPAGPARA, from the coding sequence GTGTCAAAGCCCGATCTAAGCGTCCGCATCGGTGGCATTCGCCTGTCAAATCCGGTCCTCACCGCGTCCGGCACCTGCGGTTATGGTCGCGAATATGCCCCCTACCTGGACATGTCGCGGCTCGGAGGCTTCACCACCAAGAGCGTCACGCTTCAGCCGCGCAAAGGTAATCCTCCGCAGCGCATCGTGGAAACGCCGGGCGGCATGCTGAATGCGATCGGCCTTGCCAATGTCGGCCTCGACGAATTCATGCGGTCAAAGCTGCCGGAATGCGCGACGCTGGGACCCGCGGTCTTTGTGAATGTCGCGGGACACAGCATCGACGAATATGTGGAAGTGTGCCGCGTACTTGACACCGCGGAGGGTCTCGCGGGGATTGAATTGAATGTTTCCTGTCCCAATGTCAGGGACGGCCTGACGTTCGGGACCGATCCAGGCCTCCTGCGCGAACTCGTCGCGGCGGTCCGTCCGACCGTGACGCGCGGCGTGCTGATGGTGAAGCTCTCGCCCAACGTCACCGACATTTGCGCCACCGCGCGGGCGGCCGTCGAAGGCGGAGCCGACGCCCTTTCGATGATCAATACCTTCATGGGTATGAAAATTGACATTCGCAGCCGTAAGCCCGTGCTGGCAAACACCACCGGCGGCGTCAGCGGACCAGCCATCAAACCGATGGCGGTTCAGATGATCCATCGCGTCTATCGCGAGGTGGCCCGCGACGCAGGCGTGCAGATCGTCGGCATGGGCGGCGTTCGTGGCTGGCAGGATGCGATTGAGTTCATGCTGGCTGGAGCGACCGCCGTCGCGGTCGGCACCGCGCTATTCGCGCATCCGGATGCCCCGATGCGGATTGTCAGCGGGATCGAGCGATATCTGATTGAGCAGGGCGAACCGTCGGCTTCGGCCATAATCGGCGCGGCGCATCCGCCGGCGGGACCTGCCCGGGCCTGA
- the thyA gene encoding thymidylate synthase — translation MQVYLDLVRNVLENGTFKPSRTGIDTISLFSAHYQVDLAQGYPLLTTKRVNFEAVIRELLWYLSGENHIRNLRKHTKIWDAWADQDGNLETAYGHYWRHFPSATRDQDGQWRVREIDQIRYIIDTIRRDPNSRRLVVTAWEPGNATTSKLPPCHYTYAFHVLNGRLNCHLTQRSGDIALGIPFNLAAYAALTQMIAQECDLSVGKFAHTIVDAHIYCAKPGSPTADFDHVAGLREQLQRKPLPLPRLVIARKPIDELKFEDFQLIGYQCHDAIKFKVAV, via the coding sequence ATGCAGGTTTATCTCGATCTCGTCAGGAACGTGCTTGAAAACGGGACTTTCAAGCCCTCGCGCACCGGCATCGACACAATCAGCCTTTTCTCAGCGCATTACCAGGTCGATCTGGCACAGGGCTACCCTCTTTTGACAACCAAGCGCGTCAACTTCGAAGCCGTCATCCGCGAACTGCTCTGGTATCTCTCCGGCGAAAACCACATCCGCAACCTGCGGAAGCACACCAAAATCTGGGACGCCTGGGCCGATCAAGACGGAAATCTCGAGACCGCCTACGGCCACTACTGGCGACATTTTCCCAGCGCAACGCGCGATCAGGACGGCCAATGGCGCGTTCGCGAGATCGATCAAATACGATATATCATCGATACAATCCGGCGCGATCCAAACAGTCGGCGCCTCGTCGTGACGGCATGGGAACCGGGCAACGCCACAACAAGCAAGCTGCCGCCTTGCCACTACACCTACGCGTTCCACGTCCTCAATGGCCGCCTGAATTGCCATCTCACCCAGCGCAGCGGCGACATCGCCCTCGGCATACCGTTTAATTTGGCCGCGTATGCCGCCCTGACCCAGATGATCGCCCAGGAATGCGATCTGTCGGTCGGGAAGTTCGCCCACACCATCGTGGATGCCCACATCTACTGTGCAAAACCCGGCAGTCCGACCGCCGATTTCGATCATGTCGCCGGCCTGCGAGAGCAGTTGCAACGTAAACCCTTGCCGCTGCCCAGATTGGTGATCGCCCGGAAACCGATCGATGAATTGAAATTCGAGGACTTCCAACTCATCGGCTATCAATGCCACGACGCGATCAAGTTCAAAGTCGCCGTCTAA